In one Flavobacteriales bacterium genomic region, the following are encoded:
- the typA gene encoding translational GTPase TypA: protein MLDLRNIAIIAHVDHGKTTLVDKILHQCQLFRVNEEVKELLLDNNDLERERGITILSKNVSVRYKGVKINIIDTPGHSDFGGEVERVLNMADGVILLVDAFEGPMPQTRFVLGKAIELGLKPVVVINKVDKPNCTPEEVHEAVFDLMFALDASEDQLNFPVVYGSGKGGWMGPDYKNPTEDVSYLLDVIVDQVPAPRQVEGTLQMRITSLDYSSFQGRIAVGRITRGSIKPGQHVTLVKNDGTQQKGQVKELMVFEGLGKEKVKHEVGCGEIVAVMGLENFDIGDTVADAENPEGLPKFKVDEPTMSMLFTVNNSPFFGREGQFVTSRHVRDRLFKEIEKNLAMRIQETDSPDRLLVFGRGILHLSILVETMRREGYEFQLGQPQVLYKEVDGERHEPIEMLTVQVPEQFSSRVIDNVTRRKGEILNIEQKSDRTVLEFSIPARGIIGLRNVLLTATEGEAIIAHRFKGYEPFKGQIATPRPGCIVSAETGTAIAYAIDKLQDRGKFFIEPGEEVYAGQVIGESPKPGEELGVNVIRVKKLTNMRASGSDDKVSIAPAVKFSLEECMEYIAEDEYLEVTPKSLRIRKILLDENERKRAAKKLQEA from the coding sequence ATGCTGGACCTCCGCAACATCGCCATCATCGCCCACGTCGACCACGGTAAGACCACCTTGGTGGACAAGATCCTCCATCAGTGCCAGCTCTTCCGGGTGAACGAGGAGGTGAAGGAACTCCTCCTGGACAACAACGACCTGGAGCGTGAGCGGGGCATCACCATCCTCAGCAAGAACGTGAGCGTCCGCTACAAGGGCGTGAAGATCAACATCATCGACACCCCGGGCCACAGCGACTTCGGCGGCGAGGTGGAGCGCGTGCTGAACATGGCCGATGGCGTGATCCTGCTGGTGGATGCCTTCGAGGGCCCCATGCCGCAGACGCGCTTCGTGCTGGGCAAGGCCATCGAACTCGGCCTGAAGCCGGTGGTGGTGATCAACAAGGTGGACAAGCCGAACTGCACGCCCGAGGAGGTGCACGAGGCCGTGTTCGACCTGATGTTCGCCCTCGATGCCAGCGAGGACCAGCTGAATTTCCCGGTGGTCTATGGCTCGGGCAAGGGCGGCTGGATGGGCCCCGACTACAAGAATCCCACGGAGGATGTGAGCTACCTGCTGGATGTGATCGTGGACCAGGTGCCCGCCCCGCGGCAGGTGGAGGGCACCCTGCAGATGCGCATCACCAGCCTCGACTACAGCAGCTTCCAGGGAAGGATCGCCGTGGGCCGCATCACGCGCGGCAGCATCAAGCCGGGCCAGCACGTGACCCTGGTGAAGAACGACGGCACCCAGCAGAAGGGCCAGGTGAAGGAACTGATGGTCTTCGAGGGCCTCGGCAAGGAGAAGGTGAAGCACGAAGTGGGCTGCGGCGAGATCGTGGCCGTGATGGGGCTGGAGAACTTCGACATCGGCGACACCGTGGCGGATGCGGAGAATCCCGAGGGCCTGCCCAAGTTCAAGGTGGATGAGCCCACCATGAGCATGCTCTTCACCGTGAACAACTCGCCCTTCTTCGGGCGCGAAGGCCAGTTCGTCACCAGCCGCCACGTGCGCGACCGCCTCTTCAAGGAGATCGAGAAGAACCTGGCCATGCGCATCCAGGAGACCGACAGCCCCGACCGCCTCCTGGTGTTCGGCCGCGGCATCCTGCACCTGAGCATCCTGGTGGAGACCATGCGCCGCGAGGGCTATGAATTCCAGCTGGGCCAGCCCCAGGTGCTGTACAAGGAGGTGGATGGCGAGCGTCACGAGCCTATCGAGATGCTCACCGTGCAGGTGCCCGAGCAGTTCAGCAGCCGGGTGATCGACAACGTGACGCGCCGCAAGGGCGAGATCCTCAACATCGAGCAGAAGAGCGACCGCACGGTGCTCGAGTTCAGCATCCCCGCGCGCGGCATCATCGGCCTGCGCAACGTGCTGCTCACCGCCACCGAGGGCGAGGCCATCATCGCGCACCGCTTCAAGGGCTACGAGCCTTTCAAGGGCCAGATCGCCACGCCGCGCCCCGGCTGCATCGTGAGCGCCGAGACCGGCACGGCCATCGCCTACGCCATCGACAAGCTGCAGGACCGCGGCAAGTTCTTCATCGAGCCCGGCGAGGAGGTGTACGCCGGCCAGGTGATCGGCGAGAGCCCCAAGCCCGGTGAGGAGCTCGGCGTGAACGTGATCCGGGTGAAGAAGCTCACCAACATGCGCGCCAGCGGCAGCGACGACAAGGTGAGCATCGCTCCCGCCGTGAAGTTCAGCCTGGAGGAGTGCATGGAGTACATCGCCGAGGATGAGTACCTGGAGGTGACGCCCAAGAGCCTGCGCATCCGCAAGATCCTGCTCGACGAGAACGAGCGGAAGCGCGCGGCGAAGAAGCTGCAGGAGGCGTAG
- a CDS encoding ThuA domain-containing protein, with amino-acid sequence MRSLLVSAWLLGTVASAQPRILHFTRTSGYDHGTRAVSFALFQSIAQELGAAVDDDATGDSFSDPVTLAEYHVIIFGNTSGNAILSAQQRANFEEWVANGGHVMGIHAASDTYRHSTANGGNTGTWDFYAELIGASVQESPNHVAGTPEYAMELIGAHASTVNLPDPWVKNEEYYYWEGGYYGPDNVEVLRVEQTVGPNGQVNSYDAPRPMSWYRMLPNGSRVFYTALGHAAENYTSDALFRAHIRDALGWLMEGSMGMNERTDGQLRILPNPTCGPIRIDGLSGPNAVIEVFDGMGHLLHQSQLAGNSGMDMGFLDTGVYCIRIDGARAARVVIAK; translated from the coding sequence ATGCGATCGCTCCTTGTCTCCGCCTGGCTGCTCGGCACCGTGGCCTCCGCCCAGCCGCGCATCCTGCACTTCACCCGCACCTCAGGCTATGATCACGGCACGCGTGCGGTCTCCTTTGCCCTGTTCCAGTCCATCGCGCAGGAACTGGGCGCCGCGGTGGATGACGACGCGACCGGCGATTCCTTCAGCGACCCGGTGACCCTGGCCGAGTACCATGTCATCATTTTCGGCAACACGAGTGGCAACGCCATCCTTAGCGCGCAGCAGCGTGCCAACTTCGAGGAATGGGTGGCCAATGGCGGCCATGTGATGGGCATCCACGCGGCCAGCGACACCTACCGCCACAGCACGGCCAACGGCGGCAACACCGGCACCTGGGACTTCTATGCCGAGTTGATCGGGGCCAGCGTGCAGGAAAGTCCCAACCATGTGGCCGGTACGCCGGAATATGCCATGGAGCTAATAGGCGCGCATGCCAGCACCGTGAACCTGCCGGATCCGTGGGTGAAGAACGAAGAGTACTACTACTGGGAAGGCGGCTACTACGGACCGGACAACGTGGAGGTGCTGCGGGTGGAGCAGACCGTGGGGCCCAACGGACAGGTGAACAGCTACGACGCGCCGCGCCCGATGAGCTGGTACCGGATGCTTCCCAACGGCTCACGCGTGTTCTACACGGCGCTGGGGCATGCCGCGGAGAACTACACCAGCGATGCGCTGTTCCGGGCGCACATCCGGGACGCGCTCGGGTGGTTGATGGAAGGGAGCATGGGGATGAACGAGCGTACCGACGGGCAACTGCGGATCCTTCCGAATCCGACCTGCGGTCCGATCCGCATCGATGGCCTGAGCGGGCCGAATGCGGTGATCGAGGTGTTCGACGGCATGGGGCATCTGCTCCATCAGTCGCAGCTCGCGGGCAACAGCGGAATGGACATGGGCTTCCTGGATACCGGGGTCTATTGCATACGCATCGATGGAGCCCGCGCCGCGCGCGTGGTGATCGCGAAGTGA
- a CDS encoding ATP-binding protein: MRWLPAWFVLLLAHHLAHSQGGAHFESLHVPGIEDAVVRTAAVDRFGALWLGTNRGVHRFDGSRTESYLNDPLDSLSLPDDVVHQLVLAPDGAVWAATFGGAWRIDPLSGERRRLPLVRRDGTTGSYECTELLWSADGTLWAFCNRSGLARLDPTGDRLSVQGLPEVAMARGGHVDADGVVWLADRQSLGAFDPRSGTWVKHPYRHGGSSAPPKTLLLDVLPDVHDPSALWCTSWGLGLVRFDRRSGAFDRQAVRAPPLSDLVNITPHAVQRGRGTWWCNMDGHLVEVDASAGTIRDLPMPGEASVPDLTLLADLAGVGVLAGSPGVVHLHMPGREELQPVAATALSANTHIAPASLDDGYWIVRFYADREVMHLDADGRLIERVPLPAEDRPYEAFRVMQDARGRVWLASDHGLLRYRPGSGAIEQVQVEGMGVDTPRPNVLDLHEGPDGATWAALGQDGLLRCDPEDGGGRCFRPPVGGDGGASQVIGIERYETDRLLVDLGPDGPALFNMASGAFELVCGPRTPKAQFRASMGLLADDAGRIYALSRSHGVIRMHRDHDGAWSIERRWLPPERPYFESAVKDARGRLWLLAGRACYLLDPDTEILVRLDPLHGFAAVVHGLAQGHDGGILIDSEGWKRVRAFEPSHPEAWLMVREARSGSDPLSLVALQADGVELPHTRNSIQLAFGVVALFEGDAFTYAYRITRDGTPGEWAALGRQRSFSLLDLRPGAYEVDVRAESPSSKPVEVQLRFVILPPWWARWWAIGTGALLAVLFVVLLTRMVLNRRHRAQVRELERERELERVRMRIARDIHDGIGSGLTKITMLSRQMDASAAPQAARIAEASTELVNELGEIVWTVDPRNDSFASFLAYVRSMLGRQFEDLQVQLIADLRCADADRERTIGPELKRNILLVLKEAVNNALKHSGAARIAVQLHLGTSQVELLVRDNGHGFDPQRIREGANGLANFSKRAEALGGAVKVDTGPAGTTVTFQVPLPPTNM, from the coding sequence ATGCGCTGGCTTCCTGCGTGGTTCGTCCTCCTGCTTGCTCATCACCTTGCTCACAGCCAAGGCGGAGCGCATTTCGAATCGCTCCATGTGCCCGGCATCGAGGACGCCGTGGTGCGTACGGCTGCGGTGGACCGTTTCGGTGCCTTATGGCTGGGGACCAATCGCGGTGTGCACCGGTTCGATGGCTCGCGCACGGAATCCTACCTGAACGATCCGCTGGACAGCCTTTCGCTCCCCGATGACGTGGTGCATCAATTGGTGTTGGCGCCTGACGGCGCTGTCTGGGCCGCCACCTTCGGAGGTGCGTGGCGCATCGATCCGCTCAGCGGTGAGCGCAGGAGGCTGCCCTTGGTACGCCGCGATGGAACCACCGGCTCCTACGAATGCACCGAGCTGTTGTGGTCTGCTGATGGCACCCTGTGGGCCTTCTGCAACCGTTCTGGCCTCGCCCGCCTGGACCCGACGGGTGATCGTTTGTCCGTGCAAGGACTTCCGGAGGTGGCCATGGCACGCGGTGGCCATGTGGATGCAGACGGCGTTGTTTGGCTCGCCGACCGCCAGTCCCTGGGTGCATTCGATCCCCGGTCGGGCACGTGGGTCAAGCATCCATACCGCCACGGCGGGTCATCCGCACCACCGAAGACACTGCTGCTGGATGTGCTGCCGGATGTGCATGACCCGAGCGCGCTCTGGTGCACCTCGTGGGGTTTGGGCCTGGTGCGTTTCGACCGCAGGAGCGGCGCCTTCGACCGGCAGGCGGTCCGCGCACCGCCGTTGAGCGACCTGGTCAACATCACGCCGCATGCGGTGCAGCGGGGCCGCGGGACCTGGTGGTGCAACATGGATGGCCATCTCGTTGAGGTGGATGCCAGCGCAGGCACGATACGCGACCTGCCGATGCCCGGTGAGGCCTCGGTCCCTGACCTCACCCTGCTCGCAGACCTGGCCGGGGTAGGGGTCTTGGCCGGATCACCGGGCGTGGTGCACCTGCACATGCCGGGTAGAGAGGAGCTTCAGCCCGTGGCGGCCACCGCACTTTCGGCGAATACCCACATCGCGCCGGCCTCACTGGATGATGGCTATTGGATCGTTCGCTTCTACGCGGACCGCGAGGTCATGCACCTTGATGCCGACGGACGCCTCATTGAACGTGTCCCACTGCCAGCCGAGGACCGCCCCTATGAGGCTTTCCGCGTGATGCAGGATGCCCGAGGCCGCGTCTGGCTGGCGTCGGATCATGGTCTTCTGCGCTATCGGCCCGGAAGTGGTGCGATCGAGCAGGTCCAGGTGGAGGGAATGGGCGTGGATACTCCGAGACCCAATGTGCTTGACCTGCATGAAGGACCGGATGGGGCAACGTGGGCTGCACTGGGCCAGGATGGTCTGCTCCGGTGTGACCCGGAGGATGGCGGTGGCCGCTGCTTCCGGCCCCCAGTGGGCGGTGATGGGGGTGCGTCGCAGGTGATCGGCATTGAACGGTATGAAACGGACCGCCTCCTGGTGGATCTTGGTCCCGATGGGCCGGCGCTGTTCAACATGGCCTCGGGAGCATTCGAGCTAGTGTGCGGTCCCCGAACGCCCAAGGCGCAGTTCAGGGCCTCAATGGGCCTCTTGGCGGATGATGCAGGCCGCATCTACGCCCTTTCCCGCAGCCACGGGGTCATCCGGATGCATCGCGATCACGATGGGGCCTGGTCGATCGAGCGGCGCTGGTTGCCGCCGGAACGGCCCTATTTCGAGTCGGCGGTGAAGGATGCGCGAGGCCGGCTCTGGTTGCTGGCCGGGCGCGCCTGCTACCTGCTCGATCCCGACACGGAGATCCTGGTCCGGCTCGATCCGCTTCATGGTTTCGCCGCCGTGGTGCACGGCCTGGCGCAAGGCCATGATGGCGGGATCCTGATCGATTCAGAGGGATGGAAGCGCGTGCGGGCATTCGAACCGTCGCACCCTGAGGCGTGGCTCATGGTGCGCGAGGCCAGGTCCGGTTCCGATCCCCTCAGCCTGGTTGCCTTGCAGGCCGATGGGGTGGAGCTGCCGCACACGCGCAACAGCATCCAGCTGGCGTTCGGGGTGGTGGCGCTTTTCGAAGGGGATGCGTTCACCTACGCCTATCGCATCACACGCGATGGGACGCCCGGCGAATGGGCCGCCCTCGGCCGCCAGCGCTCGTTCAGTCTGCTGGACCTTCGGCCTGGTGCGTATGAGGTGGACGTGCGGGCCGAGAGCCCATCGTCCAAGCCTGTCGAGGTGCAACTGCGCTTCGTCATCCTGCCGCCCTGGTGGGCACGCTGGTGGGCGATCGGAACCGGTGCACTGTTGGCCGTGCTGTTCGTGGTGCTGCTCACGCGCATGGTGCTCAACCGGCGGCATCGCGCCCAAGTGCGCGAACTGGAGCGCGAGCGCGAGCTGGAGCGCGTGCGGATGCGCATCGCGCGCGATATCCACGATGGCATCGGCAGCGGCCTCACCAAGATCACGATGCTCTCGCGGCAGATGGACGCCTCTGCAGCGCCGCAAGCCGCGCGCATCGCCGAGGCCAGCACCGAGCTCGTGAATGAACTGGGCGAGATCGTCTGGACGGTGGACCCGCGCAACGACAGCTTCGCTTCCTTCCTGGCCTACGTGCGCAGCATGCTTGGGCGTCAGTTCGAGGACCTGCAGGTGCAGCTGATCGCAGATCTGCGCTGCGCCGATGCCGACCGCGAGCGTACCATCGGCCCGGAGCTGAAGCGCAACATCCTGCTCGTGCTGAAGGAGGCGGTGAACAATGCGCTCAAGCACAGTGGCGCCGCGCGCATCGCCGTGCAGCTTCACCTGGGCACGAGCCAGGTCGAGCTCCTGGTGCGCGACAACGGCCACGGATTCGATCCGCAGCGGATCCGGGAAGGCGCCAACGGGCTGGCCAACTTCAGCAAGCGCGCCGAGGCCTTGGGCGGCGCCGTGAAGGTGGATACGGGCCCTGCGGGCACCACTGTCACGTTTCAGGTGCCGCTACCCCCCACGAACATGTGA
- a CDS encoding response regulator transcription factor, translating to MSIRIAIIEDDADMRLAFERAIREAGDLDLKGSFPHAEAFLARPEGLDGLDVVLSDINLPGQSGIEVVAQCKPKRPRLQFLMITVFEDNTNLFSALCAGATGYLLKTATPAEIAQAVRDIHAGGSPMSLAIARMVVANVQQKKASARLVESLTPREHELVRLLADGYRYKEIADRLALSVETVRSYIRAIYGKLQVHSRTEALNKVFDR from the coding sequence ATGTCCATCCGCATTGCCATCATCGAGGACGACGCCGACATGCGCCTCGCCTTCGAGCGCGCCATCCGGGAAGCCGGTGACCTGGACCTGAAGGGCAGCTTTCCCCATGCGGAGGCCTTCCTTGCCCGGCCGGAAGGGCTCGATGGGCTGGACGTGGTACTCTCCGACATCAACCTGCCCGGACAGAGCGGCATCGAGGTGGTGGCCCAATGCAAGCCCAAGCGGCCCCGGCTGCAGTTCCTCATGATCACCGTGTTCGAGGACAATACCAATCTGTTCAGTGCGCTTTGCGCCGGAGCGACGGGCTATCTGCTGAAGACCGCCACGCCGGCGGAGATCGCGCAGGCGGTGCGCGACATCCATGCCGGCGGCTCGCCCATGTCGCTCGCCATCGCGCGCATGGTGGTGGCCAATGTGCAGCAGAAGAAGGCCAGTGCCCGGCTCGTGGAGAGCCTCACGCCGCGCGAGCACGAACTCGTAAGGCTCCTGGCCGATGGCTACCGCTACAAGGAGATCGCCGACCGGCTCGCCCTGAGCGTGGAGACCGTGCGGTCCTACATCCGCGCCATTTACGGCAAGCTGCAGGTGCATAGCCGCACCGAAGCGCTCAACAAGGTGTTCGACCGGTGA